The following nucleotide sequence is from Halogeometricum borinquense DSM 11551.
CCGGTCAGTTCTGCTGGGGAGTAGCCCAAGATGCGCTTGACGGCCGAGGACGCGTAAGTGAACTGCCCCGTAAGCCCGACGCGAAAGAGGATGTCGAAGCTCGTCTCGGCGATAGCCTCGAACCGTTGTTTTTCCCGCTTGAGACGCTCATTACGCCCGCGAAGTTCCTGTTCGTGGGCCCGGCGTTCGAGTTCTCTGCTGACAAGTTTCCCGAGCAGTTCGAGAAACATCTCCTCTGAATCGGTAAAGGGAGTGCCCCGTTCGTCCGTATCGGCAAAACAAACCGTTCCGTAGGTCTCGTTCTGAACGACGATTTTGGTCCCGATATACGTCCCGAGGCCGAACGTATCGATAGCCTGCTGGCTGATATCCGATGCCGCGGCATCCTGTACGGCGAGTGGACTGTCGAGTTCGACAGTGAGACGACAGTAGGCTGAATCAAGTGGACAGGTTTCGCCGGGTTGGATCAGTTCGTGACCGCCCGTCGATTGAACAATCTCTTGGATTCCGTCATCGATACGAGTAAGGAATCCGATAGGTAGGTCGAAGAATTCGGCTCCGAGATCGAGGGCCCGAGCGATCTTTGCTTCGGTATCCCGCTCCGGATCGGCAAAAATGTCGTATAGCCGATGTCGGGACGAGAGGGGTGTCATATGGTCCCGTAGTTCGGAGAGTATGTAAAATTGTAGCTTCTTTGAAAACCTAACTCACGATTCAGACTTGGGTTTCGGGAGTCGCCGTTTAGCATCCCACTCAATAACCTATCATTCCTGTCATTACGGGTGAGTTCGAACGTGTTACGATGGCGCTTACTCGACAGCGATTATTGATGAGATACTGAGCGACTCGACTACCAGTCAGCCTCCCGTCGGCAAACCGAACTTTGACGCTCGCGCCGTCCTGAACGTGAGCCAATGAGTACGCAGGACATCTCACGGACGAAAGCGTGGGTAATGGCCGCGCGCCCGCAGACGCTTCCGGCCGCCGCCGCCCCCATCTTCGTCGGTGTCGGCTTAGCCGTCCACGATGGCGTGTTCGCTGCGCTTCCGGCGCTTGCGGCGTTCGTCGGCGCGGCCCTTATCCAGATCGGAACGAACTTCGCCAACGACTACTACGACGCTGTACAGGGTGCTGACACGGCAGACCGCGAGGGGTTCACCCGCGTCACTGCGGGTGGCCTCATTGCCCCCAAATCGGTCAAGCGGGCGATGTATCTCACTTTCGCCGCCGCTATTCTCCTCGGAACGTATCTCGTCTACGTCGGCGGCGTGCCCATTCTCGTCATCGGTCTTCTCTCGGTGGCGTCGGGTATCGCCTACACCGGTGGTCCGTTCCCACTCGGCTATCACGGACTCGGCGACCTGTTCGTCTTCATTTTCTTCGGCGTCGTCGCCGTCACTGGCACGTATTACGTCCAAGCGGCGGCCGTCATCGCCGACCCGCTTTCGGTTGGTATCCCGCCGAACACGCTCCCGTTCGACGCGTTCGTCGCTTCGCTCGCCGTCGCCGCTCTCTCGACAAACATCCTCGTCGTCAACAACGTGCGCGACAAAGAGGAGGACGAGACAACCGGAAAGCGGACGCTCGCGGTTCGGTTCGGCTACACGTTCTCTCGCGGCGAGTATCTCGCTATGCTCGCTCTCGCGTACCTCGTACCGGTCTGGTTCGCCACTCGCCAGACGTTCGGTGGCGTCGTCTTCCTCCCGCTCGTGACGCTCCCGTACGCGATTTCGGTTGCTCGAACCGTCCTCACGAAAACGTCGGGAGAGGCGCTGAACCCGGCACTCGAACGGACCGGTAAACTGCTGGCGATACACTCCCTCCTGTTTGGGATCGGCCTCTCGTTCGGGGGTCTTCCCCTCTGATGCGCTTCGACCCGTTCTCGCTGTCGCTCACGCGACCGCTCGGAACCGCGA
It contains:
- a CDS encoding 1,4-dihydroxy-2-naphthoate polyprenyltransferase; this translates as MSTQDISRTKAWVMAARPQTLPAAAAPIFVGVGLAVHDGVFAALPALAAFVGAALIQIGTNFANDYYDAVQGADTADREGFTRVTAGGLIAPKSVKRAMYLTFAAAILLGTYLVYVGGVPILVIGLLSVASGIAYTGGPFPLGYHGLGDLFVFIFFGVVAVTGTYYVQAAAVIADPLSVGIPPNTLPFDAFVASLAVAALSTNILVVNNVRDKEEDETTGKRTLAVRFGYTFSRGEYLAMLALAYLVPVWFATRQTFGGVVFLPLVTLPYAISVARTVLTKTSGEALNPALERTGKLLAIHSLLFGIGLSFGGLPL